In a genomic window of Gambusia affinis linkage group LG04, SWU_Gaff_1.0, whole genome shotgun sequence:
- the pcdh10a gene encoding protocadherin-10a isoform X4, with product MIWLILLLSILNGALCQLHYSVPEEQEPGTVVGNIAEDLGLDITKLSARRFQTVPSSRTPYLEVNLENGALVVKEKIDREEICKQTIPCLLHLEVFLENPLELFRVEIEVMDVNDNPPSFPEPDIFVEISESAIPGTRFPVENAFDPDVGTNALSTYAITNNNYFSLDVQTQSDGTKFAELVLEKPLDREQQAVHRYVLTAVDGGVPQRTGTALLVVKVLDSNDNAPTFDESVYTVNLRENSPVGTLVIQLNATDVDEGLNGEIIYSFSSHNTPRIKDLFNIDERTGRIEVAGEVDYEESNTHQINVQAKDLGANAVPAHCKVLVKLVDVNDNTPEISFSTVTESVSEQHAPGTVIALFSVSDRDSGENGQMSCEIMGDVPFKLKSSFKNYYTIVTDGSLDRENTDSYTITVVATDKGQPSLATSKSIKVHVSDENDNAPRFTQAVYDVYVAENNVPGAFIHAVTALDPDIGQNSLITYSILECDIQGMSVDTYVSINQDTGYLYALRSFDFEQLKEFSFMVQAKDSGAVELFSNVTVNVIIVDQNDNAPSVIAPIGKNGTAKEHLPRSAEPGYLVTRIVAMDADDGENARLSYSILRGNEMGMFRMDWRTGELRTARRISPKRDPQGFYDLLIEVRDHGQPPLSSSASVSVILVDSVVEGRSGDRGSASKAKETSLDLTLILIIALGSVSFIFLLAMIVLAVRCQKDKKLNLYTCLLAGDCCLCCGSCCSRQSRGRKQKKLSKSDIMLVQSTNVTTGVGPVGQVPVEESGVGSVGGGFGSHHHQNQNSYCYQVCLTPESAKTDLMFLKPCSPSRSNDADHTNPCGAIVTGYSDQQPDIISNGSILSSETKHQRAELSYLVDRPRRVNSSAFQEADIVSSKDSGHGDSEQGDSDHDATNRGHSAGADLFSNCTEECKALGHSDRCWMPSFVPSDGRQGPDYRSNLHVPGMDATLPDTEPTKGFASSFHVDLSETA from the exons ATGATTTGGTTAATACTTCTGCTCTCCATTCTGAATGGAGCTCTATGTCAGCTGCACTACTCCGTGCCAGAAGAGCAAGAGCCTGGCACCGTAGTTGGGAATATCGCAGAAGATCTAGGTTTGGACATTACCAAACTTTCCGCTCGCCGGTTCCAGACGGTGCCAAGTTCGCGGACACCTTATCTGGAGGTGAACTTGGAGAACGGCGCTCTGGTTGTGAAGGAGAAAATAGATAGGGAAGAAATCTGCAAGCAGACCATTCCGTGCCTGCTGCACCTGGAGGTGTTTTTGGAGAATCCGCTTGAGCTGTTCCGCGTCGAGATCGAGGTGATGGATGTCAACGACAATCCGCCCAGCTTTCCGGAGCCGGACATTTTCGTGGAAATATCTGAGAGTGCCATACCTGGGACTCGTTTCCCCGTGGAGAACGCCTTCGACCCCGACGTTGGCACCAACGCGCTCAGCACGTATGCTATAACCAACAATAACTATTTTTCCCTCGACGTGCAGACGCAGAGCGACGGGACCAAATTCGCGGAGCTGGTGCTGGAGAAGCCGCTGGACAGAGAGCAGCAGGCGGTCCATCGCTATGTGCTGACGGCTGTGGACGGGGGCGTCCCGCAGCGGACCGGAACGGCTCTGTTGGTAGTTAAAGTTCTGGACTCTAATGACAACGCTCCCACGTTCGATGAGTCCGTGTACACGGTTAACCTGCGGGAAAACTCACCCGTGGGGACTCTAGTCATCCAGCTAAACGCCACGGATGTAGACGAGGGACTAAACGGAGAAATAATTTATTCCTTTAGCAGCCACAATACCCCACGGATAAAAGACTTGTTCAACATCGACGAAAGAACGGGCAGGATAGAAGTTGCGGGCGAAGTGGACTACGAAGAGAGCAACACTCACCAGATCAACGTCCAAGCGAAAGATCTGGGGGCTAACGCCGTCCCTGCGCACTGCAAAGTGCTGGTCAAACTTGTGGACGTGAATGACAACACACCGGAGATCAGCTTCAGCACCGTAACTGAGTCTGTGAGCGAGCAGCACGCCCCGGGCACCGTTATTGCCCTCTTCAGCGTTTCGGACAGAGACTCTGGTGAAAATGGTCAGATGAGCTGTGAGATCATGGGCGACGTCCCCTTCAAGTTGAAGTcgtcatttaaaaattactacACCATCGTAACGGACGGCTCGCTTGACAGGGAGAACACAGACTCATACACCATCACAGTCGTGGCCACAGACAAAGGTCAGCCCTCGCTGGCCACCAGCAAATCAATTAAGGTGCACGTCTCCGACGAGAACGACAACGCGCCCCGCTTTACGCAGGCTGTGTATGATGTTTATGTGGCTGAGAACAATGTGCCTGGTGCTTTCATTCACGCAGTGACCGCCTTGGACCCTGATATAGGACAGAATTCTTTAATTACCTACTCCATATTGGAGTGTGACATCCAGGGAATGTCTGTTGACACTTATGTCTCCATAAACCAAGATACCGGCTACCTTTACGCGCTGCGCTCTTTCGATTTTGAGCAGCTGAAAGAGTTCAGCTTCATGGTCCAGGCTAAGGACTCAGGTGCTGTCGAGTTGTTCTCCAATGTCACCGTTAACGTGATCATAGTCGACCAAAATGACAACGCTCCCAGCGTCATAGCCCCTATAGGCAAAAACGGCACGGCCAAAGAACACTTGCCGCGTTCTGCGGAGCCTGGATACCTGGTGACGCGCATCGTGGCCATGGACGCAGATGATGGCGAAAACGCACGACTGTCCTACAGCATCCTGCGGGGCAATGAAATGGGAATGTTTCGCATGGACTGGAGGACCGGAGAGCTGAGAACGGCGCGCAGGATCTCCCCCAAGCGGGACCCACAGGGCTTTTACGACCTGCTGATAGAGGTGAGGGACCACGGGCAGCCTCCTCTTTCCTCTTCCGCAAGTGTGAGCGTAATACTAGTGGACAGCGTGGTGGAGGGCCGCAGTGGGGACCGCGGCTCGGCCTCCAAGGCTAAAGAGACTTCTCTTGATCTCACCCTGATTCTCATCATCGCCCTGGGCTCCGTGTCCTTTATATTCCTTCTGGCCATGATAGTGCTGGCCGTGCGCTGTCAAAAGGACAAGAAGCTCAATCTGTACACGTGCCTCCTAGCCGGCGACTGCTGCCTGTGCTGtggctcctgctgcagcaggcAGAGCCGCGGTAGGAAGCAAAAGAAGTTGAGTAAATCCGACATCATGCTGGTTCAGAGCACCAACGTGACCACAGGAGTTGGGCCCGTCGGGCAGGTGCCAGTGGAGGAGTCTGGGGTGGGGAGCGTGGGAGGCGGGTTTGGCTCTCACCACCACCAAAACCAGAACTCCTATTGCTACCAGGTGTGCCTGACACCGGAGTCTGCCAAGACGGATCTGATGTTCCTTAAGCCGTGCAGCCCCTCCCGCAGCAACGACGCTGATCACACCAACCCCTGCGGGGCAATAGTGACCGGCTACAGTGATCAGCAACCGGACATAATATCTAACGGCAGCATTCTATCCAGTGAG ACAAAACATCAACGAGCAGAACTCAGCTATCTGGTGGACAGACCCAGGCGTGTCAACAG TTCTGCATTTCAAGAGGCAGACATTGTCAGTTCTAAAGACAGTGGTCACGGCGACAGTGAACAGGGCGACAGCGACCACGACGCAACAAACCGGGGTCATTCAGCCG GTGCTGACCTGTTCTCCAACTGCACAGAGGAGTGCAAGGCCCTGGGTCACTCTGACCGCTGCTGGATGCCGTCCTTTGTGCCATCAGATGGGCGCCAAGGACCGGACTACCGCAGCAATCTGCACGTCCCTGGCATGGACGCCACGCTACCCGACACTGAG